A part of Mycolicibacterium sp. TUM20985 genomic DNA contains:
- a CDS encoding anti-sigma factor family protein, with product MTDDDQYATWDAAYVLGSLSSTERREFEAHLGQCDRCRAAVAELSGMPALLGLLGPDDVRSLEGEQAEPPPLRAEVLESVLDRVRWRRRRSRWLTSAAVGVAAALLAVGLVVAVRPGLMGLRTGESTTTAAQLQMTKLAPTPFNATVALNGFAWGTRIDMACTYGEWSSGADATPSNLGMVVVGRDGSQTQVATWLGLSGATALPSGNTALPKDQIASVQLIAVDSGQVLLERRM from the coding sequence ATGACCGACGACGACCAATACGCGACGTGGGATGCGGCGTACGTGCTCGGGTCGCTGTCGAGCACCGAACGCCGCGAGTTCGAGGCGCACCTGGGCCAGTGCGATCGGTGTCGCGCCGCGGTCGCCGAGCTCAGCGGCATGCCCGCACTGCTCGGCTTGCTCGGGCCCGACGACGTGCGAAGCCTCGAGGGCGAACAAGCCGAACCTCCGCCGTTGCGCGCCGAGGTACTCGAGTCCGTATTGGACCGGGTGCGGTGGCGGCGCCGTCGATCGCGGTGGCTGACGTCGGCTGCGGTGGGGGTGGCAGCGGCGCTGCTCGCCGTCGGCCTGGTCGTCGCGGTTCGTCCCGGGCTGATGGGCTTGCGCACCGGCGAGTCGACGACGACCGCTGCCCAGCTGCAGATGACCAAGCTGGCGCCGACGCCGTTCAATGCCACCGTGGCGCTGAACGGCTTCGCGTGGGGCACGCGCATCGACATGGCCTGCACCTACGGCGAGTGGTCCAGCGGTGCGGACGCGACACCGAGCAACCTCGGCATGGTGGTCGTCGGCCGCGACGGCAGTCAGACGCAGGTGGCGACGTGGCTGGGGCTGTCGGGTGCCACCGCGCTGCCCAGTGGCAACACCGCGCTGCCGAAGGACCAGATCGCGTCCGTCCAGCTGATCGCCGTCGATTCCGGCCAGGTTCTGCTCGAGCGCCGGATGTGA
- a CDS encoding sigma-70 family RNA polymerase sigma factor, translating to MDDPETAMMRVLYDEHAAALWRYALRLTGDHARAEDVVQETLVRAWRHPEVANDAERSARAWLFTVARNLIIDERRSARFRKESGTPDVEAVADRAGPDEVDNALDKLLLGTALSQLSEDHRAVILRAYYQGWSVAQTAADLQIAEGTVKSRLHYAVRALRLNLQEMGVTR from the coding sequence ATGGACGATCCGGAGACCGCGATGATGCGCGTGCTTTACGACGAGCACGCCGCCGCTCTGTGGCGCTATGCACTGCGGCTCACCGGCGACCACGCCCGCGCCGAGGACGTCGTCCAGGAAACGCTAGTGCGCGCCTGGCGCCACCCCGAGGTCGCCAATGATGCGGAACGGTCCGCGCGGGCCTGGCTGTTCACCGTCGCCCGCAACCTGATCATCGACGAGCGGCGCAGCGCCAGGTTCCGCAAGGAGTCCGGCACCCCCGACGTGGAGGCGGTCGCCGACCGAGCCGGGCCCGACGAGGTGGACAACGCATTGGACAAGCTGCTCCTGGGTACCGCGCTGAGTCAGCTCTCCGAGGACCATCGCGCGGTGATCCTGCGCGCGTACTACCAGGGGTGGAGCGTGGCACAGACCGCGGCGGACCTGCAGATCGCCGAGGGAACCGTCAAGTCCCGGCTGCACTACGCCGTGCGGGCGCTGCGGCTCAATCTGCAGGAGATGGGGGTGACGCGATGA
- the map gene encoding type I methionyl aminopeptidase, translating into MIGIPGLRGRKVVAQRTDGELDAMAAAGALVAAALRAVREAAQPGVSTLALDEVAEAVIRDGAGVPSFLGYHGFPGSICSSVNDRVVHGIPSADEVLAAGDLVSIDCGAILDDWHGDSAVTFGVGPLIDADLNLSEATRSAMDAGIAAMVPGNRLTDVSHAIEVGTHAAEARHDRKYGIVAGYGGHGIGRSMHMDPFLPNEGSPGRGPHLAHGSVLAIEPMLTLGTTKTIVLDDEWTVVTADGTRAAHWEHTVAATDDGPRILTL; encoded by the coding sequence ATGATCGGTATTCCCGGCCTTCGGGGACGCAAGGTCGTCGCCCAGCGCACCGATGGTGAACTGGACGCGATGGCCGCCGCCGGGGCGCTGGTGGCCGCCGCGCTACGCGCCGTACGCGAGGCGGCCCAGCCGGGCGTGTCGACCCTCGCCCTCGACGAGGTCGCCGAAGCCGTCATCCGCGACGGTGCCGGGGTTCCGTCGTTCCTGGGCTACCACGGGTTCCCGGGCAGCATCTGCTCTTCGGTCAACGATCGCGTGGTGCACGGCATCCCGTCGGCCGACGAGGTGCTGGCCGCCGGCGACCTGGTGTCCATCGACTGCGGCGCGATCCTCGACGACTGGCACGGCGATTCCGCGGTCACGTTCGGTGTGGGCCCGCTGATCGACGCTGACCTGAACCTCTCCGAGGCCACCCGGTCCGCGATGGACGCGGGCATCGCCGCCATGGTCCCGGGCAACCGGCTCACCGACGTCTCCCACGCCATCGAGGTCGGGACGCACGCCGCGGAGGCGCGTCACGACCGCAAGTACGGGATCGTGGCCGGCTATGGCGGGCACGGCATCGGCCGAAGCATGCACATGGACCCGTTCCTGCCGAACGAGGGATCACCCGGCCGCGGTCCGCATCTGGCCCATGGCTCGGTACTCGCCATCGAGCCGATGCTGACGCTCGGCACCACGAAGACCATCGTGTTGGACGACGAGTGGACGGTCGTGACCGCCGACGGCACGAGGGCCGCGCACTGGGAGCACACCGTCGCCGCGACCGACGACGGGCCGCGAATCCTCACGCTCTGA
- a CDS encoding adenylate kinase: MRMVLLGPPGAGKGTQAEKLAEKLGIPHVSTGDLFRHNISNETELGIEAKKYLDAGDLVPATLTNALVDSRLDDADAADGFILDGYPRSVEQAEALHQMLAKRNLKLDAVVEFRVSEDELLTRLKSRGRADDTDDVILNRMNVYRDETAPLLDFYSAELKTVDAVGSLDEVFARALRALGK; encoded by the coding sequence GTGAGAATGGTGTTGCTGGGGCCCCCGGGGGCGGGAAAGGGCACGCAGGCCGAGAAGCTCGCCGAGAAACTCGGCATCCCGCACGTCTCGACCGGGGACCTCTTCCGCCACAACATCAGCAACGAGACCGAGCTGGGCATCGAGGCCAAGAAGTACCTCGACGCGGGTGACCTCGTGCCCGCCACCCTCACAAACGCGCTGGTCGACTCCAGGCTCGACGACGCCGACGCGGCCGACGGTTTCATCCTCGACGGCTACCCGCGCTCGGTCGAACAGGCCGAGGCGCTGCACCAGATGCTGGCCAAGCGCAACCTCAAGCTCGACGCCGTGGTGGAATTCCGCGTCTCGGAGGACGAGCTGCTGACCCGGCTGAAGAGCCGCGGTCGCGCCGACGACACCGACGACGTGATCCTCAACCGCATGAACGTCTACCGCGACGAGACCGCACCGCTGCTGGACTTCTACTCCGCCGAGCTGAAGACGGTCGACGCCGTCGGTTCCCTCGACGAGGTGTTCGCCCGCGCGCTGCGCGCACTCGGCAAGTAA
- the secY gene encoding preprotein translocase subunit SecY gives MLSAFISSLRTADLRRKILFTLGIVILYRVGATLPSPGVNYPNVQQCIQQVQGGDSAQIYSLINLFSGGALLQLSVFAVGVMPYITASIIVQLLTVVIPRFEQLRKEGQSGQAKMTQYTRYLAVALALLQGTSIVALAANGGLLQGCTLDIISNSSIFTLVVIVLVLTAGASLVMWMGELVTERGIGNGMSLLIFAGIAARIPSEGKMILDGRGPTVFTMVCIAALIIIVGVVFVEQGQRRIPVQYAKRMVGRRMYGGTSTYLPLKVNQAGVIPVIFASSLIYIPNLITQLISSGSADAGTGWWAKFVAEYLTNPASPVYIAVYFALIVFFTYFYVSITFNPDERADEMKKFGGFIPGIRPGKPTADYLRYVLSRITLPGSIYLGVIAVLPNLFLEIGNTGAVQNLPFGGTAVLIMVGVGLDTVKQIESQLMQRNYEGFLK, from the coding sequence GTGCTTTCGGCTTTCATTTCGTCGTTGCGGACAGCCGACCTCCGACGGAAGATTCTCTTCACCCTCGGTATCGTCATCCTCTACCGGGTCGGCGCCACCCTGCCGTCCCCCGGCGTCAACTACCCCAACGTTCAGCAGTGCATCCAGCAGGTCCAGGGCGGGGACTCCGCCCAGATCTACTCGCTGATCAACCTCTTCTCCGGCGGCGCGCTACTGCAGCTGTCGGTGTTCGCGGTCGGCGTGATGCCCTACATCACCGCCAGCATCATCGTGCAGCTCCTCACCGTGGTGATCCCGCGGTTCGAGCAGTTGCGCAAGGAAGGCCAATCCGGCCAGGCCAAGATGACGCAGTACACGCGCTACCTGGCGGTGGCGCTGGCGCTCTTGCAGGGCACCTCGATCGTGGCGCTGGCCGCCAACGGCGGGCTGCTCCAGGGCTGCACCCTCGACATCATCTCCAACTCCTCGATCTTCACCCTGGTCGTCATCGTGCTGGTGCTGACCGCGGGCGCGTCGCTGGTGATGTGGATGGGCGAGCTGGTCACCGAGCGCGGCATCGGCAACGGCATGTCGCTGCTGATCTTCGCCGGCATCGCCGCCCGCATTCCGTCCGAGGGCAAGATGATCCTCGACGGTCGCGGTCCGACCGTGTTCACCATGGTCTGCATCGCCGCGTTGATCATCATCGTCGGCGTCGTGTTCGTCGAGCAGGGCCAACGCCGCATTCCCGTGCAGTACGCCAAGCGCATGGTCGGGCGACGCATGTACGGCGGCACGTCGACCTATCTGCCACTCAAGGTCAACCAGGCCGGCGTCATCCCCGTCATCTTTGCGTCGTCGCTGATCTACATACCGAACCTGATCACCCAGCTGATCTCGAGCGGCAGCGCCGATGCGGGCACCGGATGGTGGGCCAAGTTCGTCGCGGAGTACCTGACCAATCCGGCCAGCCCGGTGTACATCGCGGTCTACTTCGCCCTGATCGTCTTCTTCACGTACTTCTACGTGTCGATCACGTTCAACCCCGACGAGCGCGCTGATGAGATGAAGAAGTTCGGCGGCTTCATCCCCGGCATTCGTCCTGGCAAGCCGACGGCGGACTACCTGCGATACGTTCTGAGTCGCATCACCCTCCCCGGCTCGATCTACCTCGGTGTGATCGCCGTGCTGCCGAACCTGTTCCTGGAGATCGGCAACACCGGCGCCGTGCAGAACCTGCCGTTCGGCGGCACTGCGGTCCTGATCATGGTCGGCGTGGGACTGGACACGGTGAAGCAGATCGAGAGCCAGCTGATGCAGCGCAACTACGAAGGGTTCCTCAAGTGA
- a CDS encoding class I SAM-dependent methyltransferase — translation MTPTDSRHEGDSWDLASSVGATATAVAASRATASKGPDALLDDPWADPLVRAVGLDTFVKVIDGELDAADDPLLNRRAMNEQIAVRTRYFDDFFVSAAASGIRQAVILASGLDTRAYRLPWPTGTVVYEIDQPEVIEFKTRTLSDLGAEPTAERRTVAIDLRDDWPAALRAAGFDPAAPTAWSAEGLLVYLPPEAQDRLFDNITELSTPGSQVATEHMDMRGLSENWAEKLTERTKRMGSGINLADLFYLGERHSAADYLASHGWRNAIRTTADAYGANGFELPNDELAGFGGDSGYLTATRT, via the coding sequence GTGACCCCCACCGACAGCAGGCACGAGGGTGACAGCTGGGATCTGGCCTCTAGCGTGGGGGCCACCGCCACCGCCGTGGCCGCCTCCCGCGCCACGGCGTCCAAGGGGCCCGACGCGCTCCTCGACGACCCGTGGGCCGACCCGCTCGTCCGCGCCGTCGGGTTGGATACCTTCGTCAAGGTCATCGACGGAGAACTCGACGCCGCCGACGATCCGCTGCTGAACCGCCGGGCGATGAACGAACAGATCGCGGTGCGGACCCGCTACTTCGACGACTTCTTCGTCTCGGCGGCGGCTTCCGGCATCCGACAGGCCGTCATATTGGCCTCCGGACTGGACACCAGGGCGTACCGGTTGCCGTGGCCGACCGGAACCGTCGTCTACGAGATCGACCAACCGGAGGTCATCGAGTTCAAGACGCGCACGCTATCGGATCTGGGTGCCGAGCCCACCGCGGAGCGCCGCACCGTCGCAATCGACCTGCGCGACGACTGGCCGGCGGCACTGCGGGCGGCGGGTTTCGACCCTGCCGCACCGACCGCGTGGAGCGCCGAGGGTCTCCTGGTCTACCTGCCGCCGGAGGCGCAGGACCGGCTATTCGACAACATCACCGAACTGTCGACGCCCGGTAGTCAGGTGGCAACCGAACACATGGATATGCGCGGTCTGTCCGAGAACTGGGCCGAGAAGCTCACCGAACGCACCAAGCGGATGGGCTCCGGCATCAACCTGGCCGACCTGTTCTACCTGGGTGAGCGCCACAGTGCGGCCGACTACCTCGCGTCGCACGGCTGGCGCAATGCCATCCGAACGACTGCAGACGCGTACGGCGCCAACGGTTTCGAACTACCCAATGACGAGCTCGCCGGTTTCGGTGGCGACTCCGGATACCTGACCGCGACACGGACGTAG
- a CDS encoding class I SAM-dependent methyltransferase yields MARTEGDNWDLASSVGATATMVAAQRALGHREKMIDDPYAEPLVRAVGVDLFTRMLDGDLDLTAVDPAFTPRRAAEGMAIRTRFFDRMFLDGADAGVRQAVILAAGLDARGYRLPWPDGTVVYELDQPEVIEFKTTTLAGIGAVPTATHRALAVDLRDDWPTALQDNGFDPSQPTSWSAEGLLIYLPSEAQDRLFDAITALSAPGSRLATEHVPDFDAFTDERSQRMSERLKQLGSDIEMADLVYQGDRSNVVDYLVARGWEVSVLPMRDAYAANGFDFPDDEMSAMFADLRYVSAVLKG; encoded by the coding sequence GTGGCGAGAACCGAAGGCGACAACTGGGACCTGGCCTCCAGCGTGGGAGCGACGGCGACGATGGTCGCCGCACAACGCGCACTGGGCCACCGGGAGAAGATGATCGACGATCCCTATGCCGAACCGCTGGTGCGCGCCGTCGGCGTCGACCTGTTCACCCGGATGCTGGACGGCGACCTGGACCTGACCGCCGTCGACCCGGCGTTCACACCCCGCCGGGCCGCTGAGGGCATGGCCATCCGCACCCGCTTCTTCGACCGGATGTTCCTCGACGGGGCGGACGCCGGAGTGCGCCAGGCCGTGATCCTGGCGGCCGGTCTCGATGCCCGCGGCTATCGGCTGCCGTGGCCGGACGGCACGGTCGTCTACGAACTGGATCAGCCCGAGGTGATCGAGTTCAAGACGACGACCTTGGCGGGGATCGGTGCCGTCCCGACGGCGACACACCGGGCACTGGCCGTAGATCTCCGCGACGATTGGCCGACAGCCCTGCAGGACAACGGTTTCGACCCTTCGCAGCCCACCTCGTGGAGCGCGGAGGGTTTGCTGATCTATCTGCCATCGGAAGCCCAGGACCGGCTGTTCGACGCGATCACCGCCCTCTCGGCGCCGGGCAGCCGCCTGGCCACCGAGCACGTACCCGATTTCGACGCGTTCACCGACGAGCGCTCCCAGCGCATGTCGGAGCGACTGAAGCAGCTCGGGTCCGACATCGAGATGGCCGACCTGGTGTATCAGGGCGACCGCAGCAACGTGGTCGACTACCTCGTCGCCCGGGGCTGGGAGGTCTCGGTGTTACCGATGCGAGACGCCTACGCCGCCAACGGTTTCGATTTCCCCGATGACGAGATGTCGGCGATGTTCGCGGACCTGCGTTACGTCAGTGCGGTACTCAAGGGCTGA
- the rplO gene encoding 50S ribosomal protein L15: MSDVIKLHDLRPAPGSKTAKTRKGRGEGSKGKTSGRGTKGTKARKNVPVTFEGGQMPIHMRLPKLKGFKNRFRTSYEVVNLGDINRLFPKGGTVGVDELVAAGAVRKNTLVKVLGDGKLSVKVDLTAHKFSGSAREKISAAGGSVTEL; the protein is encoded by the coding sequence ATGAGTGACGTCATCAAGCTGCACGACCTGCGCCCAGCGCCCGGGTCCAAGACCGCCAAGACCCGCAAGGGCCGTGGCGAGGGCTCGAAGGGTAAGACCTCCGGCCGCGGTACCAAGGGCACCAAGGCCCGCAAGAACGTCCCCGTGACGTTCGAGGGTGGGCAGATGCCCATCCATATGCGGCTGCCGAAGCTCAAGGGCTTCAAGAACCGCTTCCGTACCTCCTACGAGGTCGTCAACCTTGGCGACATCAACCGCCTGTTCCCCAAGGGTGGCACCGTCGGCGTCGACGAGCTCGTCGCCGCAGGCGCGGTCCGCAAGAACACCCTGGTGAAGGTTCTCGGCGACGGCAAGCTATCCGTCAAGGTGGACCTGACCGCCCACAAGTTCAGTGGGAGCGCGCGCGAGAAGATCAGCGCCGCAGGCGGCTCGGTGACCGAGCTGTAG
- the rpmD gene encoding 50S ribosomal protein L30: MASESGQVKITQVRGTVGARWNQKESLRSLGLRKIRQTVVREDNAQTRGLLAVVNHLVTVEEAENE; the protein is encoded by the coding sequence ATGGCTTCTGAATCAGGGCAAGTGAAGATTACCCAGGTGCGCGGCACCGTCGGGGCGCGCTGGAACCAGAAGGAGAGCCTGCGGAGTCTCGGGCTGCGCAAGATTCGTCAGACCGTAGTCCGCGAGGACAACGCCCAGACGCGTGGCCTGCTCGCCGTCGTCAACCATCTCGTCACCGTTGAGGAGGCCGAAAATGAGTGA
- the rpsE gene encoding 30S ribosomal protein S5: MMADQPTAGTGTGAGATGATGSRPPRGGGGGGDRDGRGRRDDRGGGRGGRDGGEKSNFLERVVAINRVSKVVKGGRRFSFTALVIVGDGNGMVGVGYGKAKEVPAAIAKGVEEARKSFFRVPLIGGTIVHPVQGEAAAGVVMLRPASAGTGVIAGGACRAVLECAGVHDILAKSLGSDNAINVVHATVAALKMIQRPEEVAARRGLSIEDVAPSSMLKARRESEALAAAAAREGSA; this comes from the coding sequence CTGATGGCCGATCAGCCAACAGCAGGAACCGGAACCGGTGCCGGAGCAACAGGCGCCACCGGTAGCCGGCCCCCACGCGGTGGCGGCGGTGGCGGAGACCGCGACGGACGCGGTCGTCGTGACGACCGTGGCGGCGGCCGTGGTGGCCGTGACGGCGGCGAGAAGAGCAACTTCCTCGAGCGCGTCGTCGCCATCAACCGCGTGTCCAAGGTGGTCAAGGGTGGCCGGCGCTTCAGCTTCACCGCGCTGGTCATCGTCGGAGACGGCAACGGCATGGTCGGCGTCGGCTACGGCAAGGCCAAGGAAGTTCCCGCCGCGATCGCCAAGGGCGTCGAAGAGGCCCGCAAGAGCTTCTTCCGCGTGCCGCTCATCGGCGGCACCATCGTCCACCCCGTTCAGGGTGAGGCGGCCGCGGGTGTGGTCATGCTGCGTCCCGCCAGCGCGGGTACCGGCGTCATCGCCGGTGGTGCCTGCCGCGCGGTGCTGGAATGCGCCGGCGTGCACGACATCCTGGCCAAGTCGCTCGGCAGTGACAATGCGATCAACGTGGTGCACGCCACGGTCGCGGCGCTGAAGATGATTCAGCGTCCGGAGGAAGTCGCCGCCCGTCGCGGACTCTCCATCGAGGACGTCGCACCGTCGAGCATGCTCAAGGCGCGGCGTGAGAGCGAAGCGCTGGCCGCTGCGGCAGCGCGTGAAGGATCGGCATAG
- the rplR gene encoding 50S ribosomal protein L18, whose amino-acid sequence MANTKTDTAPVKRKPLGQNVSETRRVSRLRRHARLRKKVAGTPERPRLMVNRSSRHIHVQLVDDQTGTTLASASSIEADVRAVEGDKKAHSVRVGQLIAERAKAAGFDTVVFDRGGYTYGGRIAALADAARESGLRF is encoded by the coding sequence ATGGCTAACACCAAGACAGATACGGCACCCGTCAAGCGGAAGCCGCTGGGACAGAACGTCTCCGAGACGCGTCGCGTTTCCCGACTGCGCCGCCACGCCCGGCTGCGCAAGAAGGTCGCCGGCACGCCGGAGCGTCCGCGCCTGATGGTCAACCGCTCCTCGCGCCACATCCACGTGCAATTGGTCGACGACCAGACCGGCACCACGCTGGCCTCGGCGTCCTCCATCGAGGCCGACGTACGTGCGGTCGAGGGCGACAAGAAGGCCCACAGTGTTCGGGTTGGACAGCTCATCGCAGAGCGCGCCAAGGCAGCCGGCTTCGACACCGTGGTGTTCGACCGCGGTGGCTACACCTACGGTGGCCGCATCGCCGCCCTGGCCGACGCCGCCCGCGAGAGCGGACTGAGGTTCTAA
- the rplF gene encoding 50S ribosomal protein L6, with protein sequence MSRIGKQPVTIPSGVDVTIDGRNVSVKGPKGTLTLDIAEPITVERDDNGAIVVNRPDDERRSRSLHGLSRTLVANLVTGVTDGYTTKMEIFGVGYRVALKGQTLEFALGYSHPVVIEAPEGITFAVETPTKFSITGIDKQQVGQISANIRRLRRPDPYKGKGVRYEGEQIRRKVGKTGK encoded by the coding sequence ATGTCGCGCATTGGAAAGCAGCCGGTCACGATCCCCTCTGGGGTCGACGTGACCATCGACGGACGCAACGTGTCCGTCAAGGGGCCCAAGGGCACCCTCACCCTCGACATCGCCGAGCCGATAACGGTGGAACGCGATGACAACGGGGCCATCGTGGTCAACCGACCCGACGACGAGCGTCGCAGCCGTTCGCTGCACGGTCTGTCGCGGACCCTGGTGGCCAACCTGGTCACCGGTGTCACCGATGGCTACACCACCAAGATGGAGATCTTCGGCGTCGGCTACCGCGTGGCGCTGAAGGGTCAGACCCTCGAGTTCGCGCTCGGATACAGCCATCCCGTGGTCATCGAGGCGCCCGAGGGCATCACCTTCGCGGTGGAGACGCCCACCAAGTTCTCGATCACCGGCATCGACAAGCAGCAAGTCGGCCAGATCTCGGCGAACATCCGCCGCCTGCGCCGCCCGGACCCGTACAAGGGCAAGGGCGTTCGCTACGAAGGCGAGCAGATCCGCCGCAAGGTCGGAAAGACAGGTAAGTAA
- the rpsH gene encoding 30S ribosomal protein S8: MTMTDPIADFLTRLRNANSAYHDEVTLPHSKIKVHIAEILKEQGYITDFHTEDARVGKALVVQLKYGPSRERSIAGLKRVSKPGLRVYAKSTNLPRVLGGLGVAIISTSSGLLTDRQAARQGVGGEVLAYVW; encoded by the coding sequence ATGACCATGACGGACCCGATCGCAGACTTCTTGACACGTCTGCGCAACGCCAATTCGGCGTACCACGACGAAGTGACTCTGCCCCACTCGAAGATCAAGGTGCACATCGCCGAGATCCTCAAGGAGCAGGGCTACATCACGGACTTCCACACCGAGGATGCTCGGGTCGGCAAGGCGCTCGTGGTGCAACTCAAGTACGGACCCAGTCGCGAACGCAGCATTGCGGGCTTGAAGCGAGTCTCCAAGCCCGGTCTGCGCGTGTACGCGAAGTCAACCAACCTGCCCCGCGTTCTCGGTGGCCTGGGCGTGGCGATCATCTCCACGTCCTCGGGCCTGCTCACCGACCGCCAGGCAGCTCGACAAGGCGTGGGCGGCGAAGTCCTCGCCTACGTCTGGTAG
- a CDS encoding type Z 30S ribosomal protein S14, with the protein MAKKALVNKANKKPKFKVRGYTRCNKCGRPHAVFRKFGLCRICLREMAHAGELPGVQKSSW; encoded by the coding sequence ATGGCAAAGAAGGCGCTGGTCAACAAGGCCAACAAGAAGCCGAAGTTCAAGGTTCGCGGCTACACGCGTTGCAACAAGTGTGGACGTCCGCATGCCGTGTTCCGCAAGTTCGGCCTGTGCCGAATCTGCTTGCGGGAGATGGCGCATGCCGGCGAACTGCCCGGTGTCCAGAAGTCCAGCTGGTAA
- the rplE gene encoding 50S ribosomal protein L5: MTTTETTEQSAKTLPRLKQRYRDEIKGSLNEQFSYANVMQIPGVVKVIVNMGVGDAARDAKLINGAVNDLQLITGQKPEIRKARKSIAQFKLREGMPIGARVTLRGDRMWEFLDRLVSISLPRIRDFRGLSPKQFDGSGNYTFGLTEQSVFHEIDVDSIDRPRGMDITVVTSATNDDEGRALLRALGFPFKEN; this comes from the coding sequence CGCTACCGCGACGAGATCAAGGGCTCGCTGAACGAGCAGTTCAGCTACGCGAACGTCATGCAGATCCCCGGCGTCGTCAAGGTCATCGTGAACATGGGTGTTGGCGACGCCGCCCGCGACGCCAAGCTCATCAACGGCGCGGTCAACGACCTCCAGCTGATCACCGGACAGAAGCCCGAGATCCGCAAGGCCCGCAAGTCGATCGCCCAGTTCAAGCTCCGCGAGGGCATGCCGATCGGCGCCCGCGTGACGCTGCGCGGTGACCGCATGTGGGAGTTCCTCGACCGGCTGGTCTCGATCAGCCTCCCCCGTATCCGCGACTTCCGCGGCCTGTCGCCCAAGCAGTTCGACGGCAGCGGCAACTACACCTTCGGGCTGACCGAGCAGTCGGTGTTCCACGAGATCGACGTGGACAGCATCGACCGCCCGCGCGGCATGGACATCACCGTCGTCACGTCGGCGACCAATGACGACGAGGGCCGGGCGCTGCTGCGCGCACTGGGCTTCCCGTTCAAGGAGAACTGA